The following are encoded in a window of Variovorax paradoxus genomic DNA:
- a CDS encoding DUF3455 domain-containing protein: MHIRTLTVLASTTAAALGLAACSGMGAKPMPMFSQASLPDAVKVPAGHRVAMETVGAGDITYECRAKANMPGQHEWVFVGPDAKLMDRAGKQVGKYYGPPATWENADGSKVTATQVAVAPNGTGNIPHQLVKANPATGMGAMQGVSYIQRVATQGGVAPAAACGATNMGQKQVVKYQADYIFYRAS; encoded by the coding sequence ATGCACATCCGCACCCTGACCGTCCTGGCTTCCACCACCGCAGCGGCGCTTGGCCTGGCCGCCTGTTCCGGCATGGGCGCCAAGCCCATGCCGATGTTTTCGCAGGCCAGCCTGCCCGACGCCGTGAAGGTGCCCGCCGGCCACCGCGTGGCCATGGAAACCGTCGGCGCGGGCGACATCACCTACGAATGCCGTGCCAAGGCCAACATGCCGGGCCAGCACGAATGGGTGTTCGTCGGCCCCGACGCCAAGCTCATGGACCGCGCCGGCAAGCAGGTCGGCAAGTACTACGGCCCGCCCGCCACGTGGGAGAACGCCGATGGCTCGAAGGTCACGGCCACGCAGGTGGCGGTGGCGCCGAACGGCACCGGCAACATTCCGCACCAGCTGGTGAAGGCCAACCCCGCCACCGGCATGGGCGCCATGCAGGGCGTGAGCTACATCCAGCGCGTCGCCACGCAGGGCGGCGTGGCCCCCGCTGCCGCCTGTGGCGCCACGAACATGGGCCAGAAACAGGTCGTGAAGTACCAGGCCGACTACATCTTCTACCGCGCCAGCTGA
- a CDS encoding RNA polymerase sigma factor, giving the protein MTAPSPDAELMALIDRIGHRDEAALRQLYDRTSPRLMGLAMRVVRQREWAEDVLQESFLTVWRVAGDYRASLSPPLAWLGLIVRSRSLDLLRRRTADRAQLTQEFDELMADTFESDTPNPADMADASEQAWALHQCLSQLEGRQREVVSLAYLRELSHSELAEQLKLPLGTVKTWIRRGLDKLRTCMGRFA; this is encoded by the coding sequence ATGACCGCACCCAGCCCCGACGCCGAACTGATGGCGCTGATCGACCGGATCGGCCATCGCGACGAAGCCGCCCTGCGGCAGCTCTACGACCGCACCTCGCCCCGCCTCATGGGGCTGGCGATGCGCGTGGTGCGCCAGCGCGAATGGGCCGAAGACGTGCTGCAGGAATCCTTCCTCACCGTCTGGCGCGTGGCCGGCGACTACCGCGCCTCGCTGAGTCCGCCGCTGGCCTGGCTGGGGCTCATCGTGCGCAGCCGCTCGCTCGACCTGCTGCGCCGGCGCACCGCCGACCGCGCCCAGCTCACGCAGGAATTCGACGAGCTCATGGCCGACACCTTCGAATCCGACACGCCCAACCCGGCCGACATGGCCGATGCGAGCGAACAGGCCTGGGCGCTGCACCAGTGCCTGAGCCAGCTCGAGGGCCGCCAGCGCGAGGTGGTCAGCCTGGCCTACCTGCGCGAGCTGAGCCACAGCGAACTGGCCGAACAGCTCAAGCTGCCGCTGGGCACCGTGAAGACCTGGATCCGGCGCGGGCTCGACAAGCTGCGCACCTGCATGGGCCGTTTCGCCTGA
- a CDS encoding ATP-binding protein, which translates to MPPLTPEPSLPASSSAPTRSRRRALVAWAAVLALALLLIAVAGQWAARREANFQADSIRRAMEVHVLGLRDAAGKYGYLPFTAGMHPDVLAVLARPQEPATRQRANHYIEEVNRLAGSDALYLTDPQGLTLAASNWATPQSFVGESYANRPYFLDARAGRQGLFYGVGQTTGEPGLFMSAPVRAEGGGGEVLGVITVKVSLRQLHDAWAFVRDPILLTDARGIVFLSSVPGWMYQATRPLSPADLAGIEHDQQYGARTRFAPLPWRVEPIEDAPGYLVRTTVGGKARRFLAVDEPLPDLGWTLTVMADHAEVTRARERTWMLGLLGAGVLLLGALYWRLRERRFAEQRDARRDLELRVRERTHELDQAHAFRKAMEDSLLVGMRARDLQGRIIYVNPAFCEMTGYGADELLGRLPPYPYWHPDDVTQHWFHYEAMMSGQPARSGFESRLRHRDGHEVITMVYTARLIDADGRHSGWMSSVVDITEQKRAELRQRQNDEQLQHAQRLASLGEMASTLAHELNQPLMALSNFASAAKAFAEQGNQPLLASSLDETVAQAKRSAEIVRRIRGFVRQRTAGTEDCAVAALVANVLALLQGEMRQRQVRAEVRVAPALPPVRGDRVLLEQVLLNLLSNSLQAMEQGTPPDRRVVEVEAELCEGRVHIRIADHGPGIDAALAEQVFAPFFTTKAGGLGLGLNICRTIVEAHRGRLSFADRPGGGTVFTLELEASP; encoded by the coding sequence ATGCCGCCCCTCACGCCCGAACCGTCTCTTCCTGCTTCCTCTTCTGCCCCCACGCGCTCCCGCCGCCGCGCGCTGGTGGCCTGGGCGGCTGTTCTCGCGCTGGCCTTGCTGTTGATCGCCGTGGCCGGCCAGTGGGCTGCGCGGCGCGAGGCGAACTTCCAGGCCGACTCGATCCGCCGCGCCATGGAAGTGCACGTGCTCGGCCTGCGCGATGCCGCCGGCAAGTACGGCTACCTGCCGTTCACCGCCGGCATGCACCCCGACGTGCTCGCCGTGCTGGCCCGCCCGCAGGAGCCCGCCACGCGGCAGCGCGCCAACCACTACATCGAGGAAGTGAACCGCCTCGCGGGCTCCGACGCGCTGTACCTCACCGACCCGCAAGGCCTCACGCTGGCCGCGAGCAACTGGGCCACGCCGCAGAGCTTCGTCGGCGAGTCGTATGCCAACCGGCCGTACTTTCTCGACGCGCGGGCCGGGCGCCAGGGGTTGTTCTACGGCGTGGGCCAGACCACGGGCGAGCCGGGGCTGTTCATGTCGGCGCCGGTGCGCGCCGAGGGCGGCGGTGGCGAGGTGCTGGGCGTGATCACCGTCAAGGTCAGCCTGCGTCAGCTGCACGACGCCTGGGCTTTCGTGCGCGATCCGATCCTGCTTACCGACGCGCGCGGCATCGTGTTCCTGAGCTCGGTGCCGGGCTGGATGTACCAGGCCACGCGGCCGCTGAGCCCGGCCGACCTGGCCGGCATCGAACACGACCAGCAGTACGGCGCGCGCACCCGCTTCGCGCCGCTGCCGTGGCGTGTCGAACCCATCGAGGACGCGCCGGGTTACCTGGTGCGCACGACGGTCGGCGGCAAGGCGCGCCGTTTTCTCGCCGTCGACGAGCCCTTGCCCGACCTGGGCTGGACCTTGACGGTGATGGCCGATCACGCCGAGGTCACCCGCGCGCGCGAGCGCACCTGGATGCTCGGCCTGCTGGGCGCCGGCGTGCTGCTGCTGGGCGCGCTGTACTGGCGGCTGCGCGAGCGCCGCTTTGCCGAGCAGCGTGACGCGCGGCGCGACCTCGAACTGCGCGTGCGCGAGCGCACCCACGAGCTCGACCAGGCTCACGCCTTCCGCAAGGCGATGGAAGACTCGCTGCTGGTCGGCATGCGCGCACGCGACCTGCAGGGCCGCATCATCTACGTCAACCCGGCCTTCTGCGAGATGACCGGCTACGGCGCCGACGAGCTGCTGGGGCGGCTGCCGCCGTACCCCTACTGGCACCCCGACGACGTGACGCAGCACTGGTTCCATTACGAGGCCATGATGAGCGGGCAGCCGGCGCGCTCGGGCTTCGAGTCGCGCCTGCGGCACCGCGACGGGCACGAGGTCATCACCATGGTCTACACCGCGCGGCTCATCGACGCCGACGGCCGCCACAGCGGCTGGATGAGTTCGGTGGTCGACATCACCGAGCAGAAGCGCGCCGAGCTGCGCCAGCGCCAGAACGACGAGCAGCTGCAGCATGCGCAGCGCCTGGCCAGCCTGGGCGAGATGGCCTCCACGCTGGCCCACGAACTCAACCAGCCGCTGATGGCGCTGAGCAATTTCGCCAGCGCCGCCAAGGCCTTCGCCGAGCAGGGCAACCAGCCGCTGCTGGCCAGCAGCCTCGACGAGACCGTGGCGCAGGCCAAGCGCAGCGCCGAGATCGTGCGGCGCATCCGCGGCTTCGTGCGCCAGCGCACCGCCGGCACCGAAGACTGCGCGGTGGCCGCGCTGGTGGCCAACGTGCTGGCGCTGCTGCAGGGCGAGATGCGCCAGCGGCAGGTGCGCGCCGAGGTGCGCGTGGCGCCCGCGCTGCCGCCCGTGCGCGGCGACCGCGTGCTGCTCGAGCAGGTGCTGCTGAACCTGCTGTCGAACAGCCTGCAGGCGATGGAGCAGGGCACGCCGCCCGACCGGCGCGTGGTCGAAGTCGAGGCCGAACTGTGTGAGGGGCGCGTGCACATCCGCATCGCCGACCACGGCCCCGGCATCGACGCCGCGCTGGCCGAGCAGGTCTTCGCGCCGTTCTTCACCACCAAGGCCGGCGGCCTCGGGCTGGGCCTGAACATCTGCCGCACCATCGTGGAGGCCCACCGCGGCCGGTTGTCGTTTGCCGACCGGCCCGGCGGCGGCACGGTCTTCACCCTCGAACTGGAGGCTTCCCCGTGA
- a CDS encoding rhomboid family intramembrane serine protease yields the protein MFYAIPLENKPSWHNPPWMTVLLILLNMIVFWGPQRSEDNGRERAAQFYMQGVLPALELPPFVEWLEKTDPKRGKLARRALGHEEAYPQLLEALQNDPPFLKKLRADEVVTPANPRFDEWQRERRQYEAMLPAPFTERWSLDQNKGAAFKPWTWVTAAFLHADTGHLLGNMLFLFLFGFSVELALGRGTYLCFYLLGAVGSSLLASWAYAGAGGHGLGASGAISALMGMYAVMYRLRRIRFFYQLFFYFSYVTAPALLLLPAWIANELMQQWLGDQGVGYMAHLGGLLTGAALMAGAMWLGRVKTPETVKSEMVTDDHRFDQHVAAARKLSAAMKFEPACAEWRAAAALRPGDTDTLRAWFNTARLQPASDDFHQAARRIFRLPATDEDTLALQHGSFTAYLDQAKPGVRLKPDDMARLARRFARIRQFGDADKLCRILLKTAPEHPELADTLSVCANGLLHAGERERAMGLLPHLLRLAPNDMVTRALQRA from the coding sequence ATGTTCTACGCCATCCCGCTCGAAAACAAACCGAGCTGGCACAACCCGCCGTGGATGACGGTGCTGCTGATCCTCCTGAACATGATCGTGTTCTGGGGTCCGCAGCGCAGCGAAGACAACGGCCGCGAGCGCGCCGCGCAGTTCTACATGCAGGGCGTGCTGCCCGCGCTGGAGCTGCCGCCCTTCGTCGAGTGGCTCGAGAAGACCGACCCGAAGCGCGGCAAGCTGGCGCGCCGCGCGCTGGGGCATGAAGAGGCGTACCCGCAGCTGCTCGAAGCCCTGCAGAACGACCCGCCCTTCCTGAAGAAGCTGCGCGCCGACGAGGTCGTGACGCCCGCGAACCCGCGCTTCGACGAATGGCAGCGCGAACGCCGCCAGTACGAGGCGATGCTGCCCGCGCCTTTTACCGAGCGCTGGTCGCTCGACCAGAACAAGGGCGCCGCGTTCAAGCCCTGGACCTGGGTCACCGCCGCCTTCCTGCATGCCGACACCGGCCACCTGCTGGGCAACATGCTGTTCCTCTTCCTGTTCGGCTTCTCGGTCGAACTGGCGCTGGGGCGTGGCACCTACCTGTGCTTCTACCTGCTCGGCGCCGTCGGCTCGTCGCTGCTGGCCAGCTGGGCCTATGCCGGCGCCGGCGGCCACGGCCTGGGCGCTTCGGGGGCGATCTCGGCGCTGATGGGCATGTACGCCGTGATGTACCGGCTGCGGCGCATCCGTTTTTTCTACCAGCTGTTCTTCTATTTCAGCTACGTCACCGCGCCCGCCCTGCTCTTGCTGCCGGCCTGGATCGCCAACGAGCTGATGCAGCAATGGCTCGGTGACCAGGGCGTCGGCTACATGGCCCACCTGGGCGGCCTGCTGACGGGCGCCGCGCTGATGGCCGGCGCCATGTGGCTGGGCCGCGTGAAAACGCCCGAGACCGTGAAGTCGGAAATGGTGACCGACGACCACCGCTTCGACCAGCACGTGGCCGCCGCGCGCAAGCTGTCGGCGGCGATGAAGTTCGAGCCCGCCTGCGCCGAATGGCGCGCCGCCGCCGCCCTGCGCCCCGGCGACACCGACACGCTGCGCGCCTGGTTCAACACCGCGCGCCTGCAGCCCGCGAGCGACGACTTCCATCAGGCCGCGCGCCGCATCTTCCGCCTGCCCGCCACCGATGAAGACACGCTGGCGCTGCAGCACGGCAGCTTCACGGCCTACCTCGACCAGGCCAAACCCGGCGTGCGCCTGAAGCCCGACGACATGGCCCGGCTGGCGCGCCGCTTCGCGCGCATCCGCCAGTTCGGCGACGCCGACAAGCTCTGCCGCATCCTGCTGAAGACCGCGCCCGAGCATCCCGAGCTGGCCGACACGCTCTCGGTGTGCGCCAACGGTCTGCTGCATGCGGGCGAACGCGAGCGCGCGATGGGCCTGCTGCCGCACCTGCTGCGGCTGGCGCCCAACGACATGGTCACGCGCGCGTTGCAGCGCGCATAA
- a CDS encoding response regulator transcription factor, producing MNAPLLANHLCVVDDDEAVRRSLGLLLLSRGHAVQAFASGEAFLAGADLQRPGCAILDLRMEGMSGLQVFDALRAQDSPLVVIFLSGHGDIPMAVEAVQNGAFGWLEKPCNDERLLDSIAKALQKAEEVAVRRQARQAAQALWAKLTPREMQVARLVAEGLPNKRIAQELAPLELRTVETHRAHMFAKLGFSSSLELDRFLREHGL from the coding sequence GTGAACGCACCCCTGCTTGCCAACCACCTGTGCGTCGTCGACGACGACGAGGCCGTGCGCCGCTCCCTGGGCCTGCTGCTGCTGTCGCGTGGCCACGCGGTGCAGGCCTTTGCCTCGGGCGAGGCCTTCCTGGCCGGCGCCGACCTGCAGCGCCCGGGCTGCGCCATCCTTGACCTGCGCATGGAGGGCATGAGCGGCCTGCAGGTGTTCGACGCGCTGCGCGCCCAGGACAGCCCGCTGGTCGTGATCTTCCTGTCCGGGCACGGCGACATTCCGATGGCGGTCGAGGCGGTGCAGAACGGTGCCTTCGGCTGGCTGGAGAAACCCTGCAACGACGAGCGCCTGCTCGACAGCATCGCCAAGGCATTGCAGAAGGCCGAAGAGGTCGCCGTGCGCCGCCAGGCCCGGCAGGCGGCGCAGGCGCTGTGGGCCAAGCTCACACCGCGCGAGATGCAGGTCGCGCGTCTCGTGGCCGAAGGCCTGCCCAACAAACGCATCGCGCAGGAACTGGCGCCGCTGGAGCTGCGCACGGTGGAAACCCACCGGGCGCACATGTTCGCGAAGCTGGGCTTTTCGAGCAGCCTGGAGCTGGATCGCTTCTTGCGCGAGCACGGTCTCTAG
- a CDS encoding anti-sigma factor domain-containing protein — translation MNLLAHPELLELLAASHALGTLRGGARRRFETLAREQAPVRAAALVWQGRLASMTELQQPVTPDPAVWTRIRNLIDAEQAQQALERQRNKAAPITTPTSPSTGGWLRSLALWRGAAAAGALVAVLAVGVGLNLREQLINAPAVQYVAVLSDDKAAASMLVTFDPKKKQLVLQRVGTFREGTDKSLQLWALPPGGAPRSLGVLDNAPALRLAASESDVRVPALAISLEPKGGVPSAGGPTGPVLFHGPLIEKTL, via the coding sequence ATGAACCTCCTTGCCCACCCCGAACTGCTCGAACTGCTGGCCGCGAGCCATGCGCTCGGCACGCTGCGCGGCGGCGCCCGCCGCCGCTTCGAAACCCTGGCGCGCGAGCAGGCGCCCGTGCGCGCCGCCGCGCTGGTCTGGCAGGGCCGGCTGGCCAGCATGACCGAGCTGCAGCAGCCCGTCACGCCCGACCCGGCCGTCTGGACCCGCATCCGCAACCTGATCGACGCCGAGCAGGCGCAGCAGGCCCTCGAGCGACAGCGCAACAAGGCCGCGCCCATCACCACACCCACGTCTCCATCGACTGGCGGCTGGCTGCGCAGCCTCGCGCTGTGGCGCGGCGCCGCCGCGGCCGGCGCGCTCGTGGCCGTGCTGGCCGTGGGCGTGGGCCTGAACCTGCGCGAGCAGCTGATCAACGCGCCCGCCGTGCAGTACGTGGCCGTGCTGTCCGACGACAAGGCCGCCGCCTCCATGCTCGTGACCTTCGACCCGAAGAAGAAGCAGCTCGTGCTGCAGCGCGTGGGCACCTTCCGCGAAGGCACCGACAAGTCGCTGCAGCTGTGGGCCCTGCCGCCCGGCGGCGCGCCGCGCTCGCTCGGCGTGCTCGACAATGCACCGGCGCTGCGGCTGGCCGCGTCGGAATCCGATGTGCGCGTGCCGGCGCTGGCAATCAGCCTGGAGCCCAAGGGCGGCGTCCCGAGCGCGGGCGGCCCGACCGGACCGGTGCTGTTCCATGGCCCGCTGATCGAAAAAACGCTCTGA
- the opgC gene encoding OpgC domain-containing protein, whose translation MKRYWEIDALRGLMLVLMTVTHLPTRLTDPLGQPFGFVSAAEGFVLLSAFVAGLVYSRIGHVRGVDSMRQAFWRRVLKVYLCQAAILLFLFTVIAALGVHIDQPAVKNLVSYYLAEPRDGFLFGLLLIYEPPLLDILPMYIFFMLMSPWVLAFAMRHGWTLVMVASAAVWAMAQFGLSEWVYGLAVRYLGVPVPFHEMGAFNTYAWQFLWFAGLCLGASRNAPDARPLRFPAWLLVLAAGIALYGFHWRHTGINGQAPFGGDVELNLLFDKWQLGPLRIVNLVALGILAVGFGPWLMRKIPRLHWLEAMGSASLPVFCAHLVAVLLVLAFYGDNQMARPWWGDGLLLAAVFAGMYFVARFTRGADVPPPADDVPSQPAPA comes from the coding sequence ATGAAACGCTACTGGGAAATAGACGCCTTGCGCGGGCTGATGCTCGTGCTGATGACCGTCACCCACCTTCCCACGCGGCTGACCGACCCGCTGGGTCAACCTTTTGGCTTCGTGTCGGCCGCCGAGGGCTTCGTCTTGCTGTCGGCCTTCGTGGCCGGGCTGGTCTACAGCCGCATCGGCCACGTGCGCGGGGTCGACTCGATGCGCCAGGCCTTCTGGCGGCGCGTGCTCAAGGTCTACCTGTGCCAGGCGGCGATCCTGCTGTTTTTATTCACCGTGATCGCGGCGCTCGGCGTGCACATCGACCAGCCGGCAGTCAAGAACCTTGTCTCCTATTACCTGGCGGAGCCGCGCGACGGCTTCCTGTTCGGGCTGCTGCTGATCTACGAGCCGCCGCTGCTGGACATCCTGCCGATGTACATCTTCTTCATGCTCATGAGCCCGTGGGTGCTGGCCTTCGCCATGCGCCACGGCTGGACGCTCGTGATGGTGGCCAGCGCCGCGGTCTGGGCGATGGCGCAGTTCGGGCTCAGCGAATGGGTCTACGGGCTGGCGGTGCGTTATCTCGGCGTGCCGGTGCCGTTCCACGAGATGGGCGCCTTCAACACCTACGCCTGGCAGTTCCTGTGGTTCGCCGGCCTGTGCCTGGGCGCCAGCCGCAACGCGCCCGACGCCCGGCCGCTGCGCTTTCCGGCCTGGCTGCTGGTGCTGGCGGCGGGCATCGCGCTCTACGGTTTCCACTGGCGCCACACCGGCATCAACGGCCAGGCGCCGTTCGGTGGCGACGTGGAACTGAACCTGCTGTTCGACAAGTGGCAGCTCGGCCCGCTGCGGATCGTGAACCTCGTCGCCCTCGGCATCCTGGCGGTGGGCTTCGGGCCGTGGCTCATGCGCAAGATCCCGCGCCTGCACTGGCTCGAAGCCATGGGCTCGGCCTCGCTGCCGGTGTTCTGCGCGCACCTCGTGGCGGTGCTGCTGGTGCTGGCCTTCTACGGCGACAACCAGATGGCGCGGCCCTGGTGGGGCGACGGCCTGCTGCTGGCGGCGGTGTTCGCGGGGATGTACTTCGTGGCGCGCTTCACGCGCGGCGCCGACGTGCCGCCGCCGGCGGACGATGTGCCTTCGCAGCCTGCGCCGGCGTAG
- a CDS encoding SGNH/GDSL hydrolase family protein, with translation MKSVRAAALLLAAALAFTAQAQTAAAAFPYEADGTAAADTTSAYLAAKARWHNELAAFARADQERFPAPGGVVFVGSSTVRMWTRLSQDFSRVPGGIVNRGFGGSTLADCALFARDLVVRYKPRQVVLYAGDNDLAEGHTPLQVLASFARFANAVRAELPDVRISFISVKPSPSREQLMPQIRETNHVISAYLNLLPNSEYIDIHTPMLGADGRPRPELFRGDRLHLTDEGYRLWQSVVAPHLPMPPSVPVSPANAP, from the coding sequence ATGAAATCCGTCCGCGCGGCGGCGCTGCTGCTGGCAGCCGCCCTCGCCTTCACCGCCCAGGCCCAGACCGCGGCCGCCGCCTTCCCCTACGAAGCCGACGGCACCGCGGCCGCCGACACCACCTCCGCGTACCTCGCCGCCAAGGCCCGCTGGCACAACGAACTGGCCGCCTTCGCGCGCGCCGACCAGGAACGCTTTCCGGCGCCGGGCGGCGTGGTGTTCGTGGGCAGCTCGACCGTGCGCATGTGGACCCGCCTCTCACAGGATTTTTCCCGCGTGCCGGGCGGCATCGTCAACCGCGGCTTCGGCGGCTCGACGCTGGCCGACTGCGCCCTGTTCGCGCGCGACCTCGTGGTGCGCTACAAGCCCCGGCAGGTGGTGCTCTACGCGGGCGACAACGACCTGGCCGAAGGCCACACGCCGCTGCAGGTGCTCGCCAGCTTCGCGCGCTTTGCCAACGCGGTGCGCGCCGAGCTGCCCGACGTGCGCATCAGCTTCATCTCGGTCAAGCCCAGCCCGTCGCGCGAGCAGCTCATGCCGCAGATCCGCGAGACCAACCACGTGATCTCGGCCTACCTGAACCTGCTGCCCAACAGCGAGTACATCGACATCCACACGCCGATGCTCGGCGCCGACGGTCGGCCGCGTCCCGAACTGTTTCGCGGCGACCGGCTGCACCTGACGGACGAGGGCTACCGGCTCTGGCAGTCGGTGGTGGCGCCGCATTTGCCGATGCCGCCTTCGGTGCCGGTCTCGCCTGCCAACGCGCCCTGA
- a CDS encoding MFS family transporter has product MTAIASSSTSAGASSPDATRDNHTPYTFEEKRKRIFAIFAASSGNLVEWFDFYVYAFCAIYFAPSFFPKSDPTVQLLNTAGVFAAGFLMRPIGGWIFGRLADRKGRKTSMVTSVVMMCVGSLVIACLPTYAQIGAWAPALLLAARLLQGLSVGGEYGTTATYMSEVAMRGQRGFFSSFQYVTLIGGQLLAVVAVVVLQQLLTEAELKAWGWRIPFVLGALAAVVALMLRRTLTETASTKTRAAKGAGSVAELFKHHKRAFLVVLGYTAGGSLIFYTFTTYMQKYLVNSAGMSIKTASNVMTACLFLYMCMQPLFGALSDRIGRRSNMLLFGALGMLMTVPVLSNLQNVSSPLVAGVLITLALAVVSFYTSISGIVKAEMFPPEVRALGVGLSYAVGNAIFGGSAEYVALGLKSIGHESYFYWYVTAMMGVAFLVSLLLPKQATYLHNDK; this is encoded by the coding sequence ATGACCGCCATTGCCAGCAGCAGCACGAGCGCCGGCGCCTCCAGCCCGGACGCGACCCGCGACAACCACACCCCCTACACCTTCGAGGAAAAGCGCAAGCGCATCTTCGCCATCTTTGCCGCCTCGTCCGGCAACCTGGTGGAGTGGTTCGACTTCTACGTCTACGCCTTCTGCGCGATCTACTTCGCGCCTTCGTTCTTCCCCAAGTCGGACCCGACGGTCCAGCTGCTGAACACCGCCGGCGTGTTCGCCGCCGGCTTCCTGATGCGCCCGATCGGCGGCTGGATCTTCGGCCGGCTGGCCGACCGCAAGGGCCGCAAGACGTCGATGGTGACCTCGGTGGTCATGATGTGCGTGGGCTCGCTGGTCATTGCCTGCCTGCCCACCTACGCGCAGATCGGCGCCTGGGCGCCCGCGCTGCTGCTGGCCGCGCGCCTGCTGCAGGGCCTGTCGGTCGGCGGCGAGTACGGCACCACCGCCACCTACATGAGCGAAGTGGCGATGCGCGGCCAGCGCGGCTTCTTCTCGTCGTTCCAGTACGTCACGCTGATCGGCGGCCAGTTGCTGGCCGTGGTGGCCGTGGTGGTGCTGCAGCAGCTGCTCACCGAGGCCGAACTCAAGGCCTGGGGCTGGCGCATTCCCTTCGTGCTGGGCGCCCTGGCCGCCGTCGTGGCGCTGATGCTGCGCCGCACGCTGACCGAGACCGCGAGCACCAAGACCCGCGCCGCCAAGGGCGCCGGCAGCGTGGCCGAGCTGTTCAAGCACCACAAGCGCGCCTTCCTCGTGGTGCTGGGCTACACGGCCGGCGGCTCGCTGATCTTCTACACCTTCACCACCTACATGCAGAAGTACCTGGTGAACTCGGCCGGCATGTCGATCAAGACCGCCAGCAACGTGATGACGGCTTGCCTCTTCCTGTATATGTGCATGCAGCCGCTGTTCGGCGCGCTGTCGGACCGCATCGGCCGTCGCAGCAACATGCTGCTGTTCGGCGCCCTGGGCATGCTGATGACGGTGCCCGTGCTGAGCAACCTGCAAAACGTGAGCAGCCCGCTGGTGGCCGGCGTGCTGATCACGCTGGCGCTGGCGGTGGTGAGCTTCTACACCTCGATCAGCGGCATCGTGAAGGCCGAGATGTTCCCGCCCGAAGTGCGCGCGCTGGGCGTGGGCCTGTCGTACGCGGTGGGCAACGCCATCTTCGGCGGCAGCGCCGAGTACGTGGCGCTGGGCCTGAAGTCGATCGGCCACGAGTCGTACTTCTACTGGTACGTGACGGCGATGATGGGCGTGGCCTTCCTGGTCAGCCTGCTGCTGCCGAAGCAGGCGACGTACCTGCACAACGACAAGTAA